The following proteins are encoded in a genomic region of Neospora caninum Liverpool complete genome, chromosome XI:
- a CDS encoding Strongly similar to lipoyltransferase, related, protein MKPRKQPRGPRRDWKADEGKAGDRNCVVVDWSDRIVPYEVAWRLQQVIVQLQQLRLNHVEPSATVSEDTDVCFGQGRVSHPSGDRRRRLELLPGLGKPGQGRTPCDYVLLLQHPPVYTIGQGGTPANVLFQSEVRELRLPADHVSEMQTVDGCRRLLSRLVQEAEEAPRASFHGHETGPENDEGQADVSVSLRPSFGDGLAQTPGHIELESWRECGFSEGTAGRRGCEDKCREERAESAAGLTRGLEQDGAQTGRRGEAPTVWRVERGGEVTYHAPGQLVLYPLLDLRYHSCDLRWYIQSLEQIAINTVERLFRSDHAAAEGKLNGPEDKARHVGVGSKQDRFSGPEVERGPRGTAEGSSRGYRRLGTPGVWLQGEKVCAVGVKVKRWITHHGLALNVCTDLSGFHKIVPCGLRETTTGRLKDWCGGQRRAERSVSPESGESKATYGLKSGKERQKEEKPYGKGLSETHSSDASGVVSQDDPVETAQEHGEDKKESQDGRETRDGELMKEVARLVKEEFARVFSLKLVNSRGPAHTTLLNDSVSEF, encoded by the exons ATGAAGCCACGCAAACAGCCGAGAGGGCCTCGCAG AGACTGGAAGGCAGACGAGGGGAAAGCGGGCGACCGGAACTGCGTCGTGGTTGACTGGAGCGACCGCATTGTTCCGTATGAGGTCGCCTGGCGCCTCCAGCAAGTGATCGTTCAACTTCAGCAGCTGAGACTGAATCATGTGGAGCCGTCGGCGACTGTGTCTGAAGACACCGACGTTTGCTTCGGCCAAGGCCGCGTCAGTCACCCGAGTGGGGACAGACGCCGTCGTCTTGAGCTTTTGCCGGGGCTCGGAAAGCCTGGCCAAGGGCGCACACCTTGCGACTACGTCCTCCTCCTGCAACATCCGCCCGTTTACACGATTGGCCAGGGGGGAACGCCCGCGAATGTGTTGTTTCAAAGTGAAGTTCGAGAACTGCGCCTGCCTGCCGATCACGTGAGCGAAATGCAAACTGTGGACGGATGCCGCCGCctgctctcgcgtctcgttcaagaggcagaagaagccCCCAGAGCTTCGTTCCATGGCCACGAAACCGGTCCCGAAAACGACGAGGGACAGGCAGatgtctccgtgtctctgcgaCCCAGTTTTGGCGACGGTTTGGCGCAAACACCCGGACATATCGAACTGGAGAGCTGGCGGGAGTGCGGGTTTTCGGAAGGCACCGCAGGGAGACGCGGTTGTGAAGACAAGTGCAGGGAGGAACGGGCCGAATCGGCAGCAGGACTCACGCGAGGATTGGAACAAGACGGCGCGCAAACTGGGAGGCGCGGGGAAGCTCCGACAGTATGGAGAGTGGAACGTGGCGGTGAGGTGACGTATCATGCCCCCGGACAGCTTGTCCTGTACCCGCTTCTCGATCTGCGCTACCATTCCTGCGACCTTCGGTGGTACATTCAGTCTCTGGAGCAGATCGCCATCAACACGGTCGAACGGCTTTTCCGCAGCGATCACGCAGCCGCGGAGGGGAAACTCAACGGTCCGGAGGACAAGGCAAGGCACGTCGGGGTGGGTTCAAAACAGGACAGGTTTTCGGGACCGGAAGTTGAGCGAGGCCCTCGAGGAACGGCGGAGGGAAGTTCACGCGGATACAGAAGGCTCGGAACACCTGGAGTTTGGCTGCAAGGTGAAAAAGTATGTGCTGTCGGCGTCAAGGTGAAACGGTGGATTACGCATCATGGCCTCGCTCTAAATGTTTGCACAGATCTTTCTGGGTTCCACAAAATCGTGCCGTGCGGCCTCAGGGAAACGACGACAGGCAGACTGAAAGACTGGTGTGGcgggcagagaagagccgaaAGGTCTGTGTCACCCGAGAGCGGCGAATCGAAAGCTACGTACGGGCTgaagagcgggaaggagagacagaaagaagagaaacccTATGGTAAAGGCCTTTCCGAAACCCATTCATCAGATGCTTCCGGCGTAGTGTCCCAGGATGATCCGGTAGAGACGGCACAGGAGCACGGGGAGGACAAGAAAGAGTCGCAAGACGgtcgagaaacgagagatgGAGAACTTATGAAAGAAGTCGCACGGCTGGTGAAAGAAGAATTCGCAagagtcttctctctcaagcTCGTCAACAGCCGGGGACCTGCCCACACGACGCTCCTCAACGATTCAGTTTCCGAATTCTAG